The region CCACGCTGACGgacgaatttatattcaaatgcagAGAAGCTGCAGAATCACTAAATTTGACCGTTTGCGGGTTTTGGCAAATTATGTGTTATTCTGTTTtaaaggatattattatttggtaccaggaacatctactctgaacgatggttataactagctggtcgtgattattgtattgtatctctctttttagataatcttaaataaattatatttcctGTTGTTAGTTCTTGTTTGTTaaatcttggaaacaataagtatgatttaattgggggtagtgaagctagccaccaattctagacttgcttttaaatgaatattacagaagtaaattttgatcatAAAGGTGAAGCAAGAATTCGCTCAATGtcgaagattaacactcgAATTGACTTATCTTTAGGTGAATCagtcgacgagattgagagccgtcggatcgtgtcggtccgCGTCAGTAGAATTCTGGACCAGGGACTCACCTCAAGTTCGGaagagttgatgaatcgaaCGATGTTGAACGTCAGGCACTTAGTCTTTGTGGTTTTAGAATGAGACTTTACTACCGAAAGCTATGGTTCGAAGCGTCAATTGTTGATTTTGATatatgttaaaaatgattccaaAGATTActtattaaaaatgataatatagttattattataagcACTTAAAATTACCTGATTTGGtagaatcagggccgaactcaatttaattacggaaaatggaatggcataaaaatgtctattctcgAAATGATGAGATTTAATAAAGCACAGAAAAGATGAAAACGTAGAAGAAAGTGAGTCTTTTGCAgctaacagaataactgaatgctcgaatttgacgaattagcgcgagactttaggccggtcacaactaagattttccgcACACTACTATAGCTCAAGAAGGGCTAATACGTGTTGACGTCCACGCACatcgcgacttgacagacgaaagacgcggcttcttgggcctgagggtccaaggagctgcagttgtaataagttacaacggtaattagccaatgagtttcgagggcgacctcctggtgcccaaatccacatggtcaCCGTTACTTCacgctcttcgacggtgttccgacgattctcaatctcgtcggtaacacattgaaaatatgaacaagAGATATTTACATACAATGTTCACACGTTCATTCATACATCCTAataagtaatctattttaatttggtggttccaaaggtagtggtttatcctagttattggTTATAGTTTTAacttaaaaagagggatatttccaggctgagcgctactgatgctaTTTCAGCAGTCTCCTATCTCAGCTCTTGGTACCAGATAtaagaaacaattttgaaccttatactagggatcattgttggtctctacgtgacttttgccaagaggggtggaactcgccgttattagaatatgagattttgatgaaataatatctgtgcattgaaaaaattaaagaaatgaaatgaaatggaattttgaaaaaggtacgccaaggcggtacgtcggggcgtaacacatatacattttgttcaattttttattgtaattgtgAAAAACAAGTACTTTAAAAGTTGCAGCGGCTGCTTCATTTGTCTACTGAAAATCTAATATAACTTTTAAACTATCACAGATACGAAAATGAACATCTCAGTCGATTTTATAAAGAATTATATatcttattataatatatataaagaattaaatatcttttaaaaaagttatcaaaaaaatttgtagtttTTGTTAATCTGTTGTTATGCgcatttgtttataaaaactGATGTTTTTTTGGATGTTTTTGGAACTTTTATGATTTCTCACTTTTCAAATAATGCAGATACGGTTATAGACCTTCAAGGCAATTctgttgaataataaaatatattaacgTTGcagttgtttatttataaataatgtcatttttcaatgaatttatgctgttttccttctcttgaaaaatcttttttttaaatttcagaaatatgaATGGTCTATGAGATAACGGCGAAAAACGAAatgccttttttttcatctttaattgtttataacttttgcaattttttatgtgcTGATAAACTTTTTTAGCACATTTGTCTAGGCGTCATTCCGAATCCAATGAGCTATCGCACATAATTTTAAGAGCAGTATCTCTATTTTAGACCATTTTAAGCTTATCGACTAGACTATCCGCCTTGGACTCCCTCGCTGCGGGAATTTGTGCTGGCTCCCCCTTCACAGCCTCGGCATCGTTTTTTCCAAATTAGCGCCATTTCGCTACTCTGTAATTTCTTCGAAATGATCACCAACTCCTCCTTTGATGCCCTCGAAACTCGAAGAAcattaagaaacaaaaaaccttAAATAAATCTTATTCGTTATCGCGTAAATTATCCCTTCACGGaatttcggatgcgtgactcccGTTTTGGTTCTCTTTCCGTTGTTACGTCCGTGAGTAGAGTTACTCCTGAGCGGTAAGAGTAAactggttggcttcgcttttaaGTTCCAGaacaaccggaaatcaggatgaggattGAATAACGTAGGGTTGTTTGAGATAttacttatatatttatttcgaggaaGCTCAGATGGCGGTAAAAACGAAGTGTGCTGCATGAAGCTGTGTAAGAAGTCTAGATGTGACGTTGTTGAGAGTTAGAATAGGAGTGTTcctcgagacgtgaaacgtacgggtgcagaaaaggtgtgacaatgctaggagtagggaatggaatttgatgagtaagcgcgatagtgaatagcgtgagactacgtagagataagaggacaggacagagaccatgagattaatgtaagaactgtggtagagttagcgagtaggaaaaatagagagaagtgaTATGCTGGACGTAACACCGTAATTTATCGTACtcaatttcatgaaaataataatttttggttcTGTCTAAGGTTCAACAACCTACTTGTAACGCACATTCGAAATGCTACGTTACAGTACATAGAAAACGATGGCAGGTACCTATTcagaaacaaataaaacattCTCACTCGATAACTTTACATTTATTTCCGAAATCCCAACCATTTCCTGTAGTTTCATCAATGACATTTCCATCAGTGTTATTGCAAGAATACTTCAAAGAACCTGACGGGAAGTTGTCATTATTTTCGGATACTAATGTTGAAAGGTTAAACAGTCGGTGACAATTGATATCAGTAGTTTAAAACAAAAGAGAGAGACTTCTTGGAAATAACTGGAAAAGTagagaaatggaatttatATGCAGACATATTATTTCtgctaataaaaaaaatatccaagaaaaaaatagtaacacTTCATgctaaagaaagaaaattgtgtAATTGTACACGAGTTTTCCGTCATCTTATAGTTTTCACTGGTCTTCAAGCACAAGTAAGTGCTGTTTGGCTTTTAAATCTTCTACTACGTAGTACTGCTGTAGTCGTCTTAGCCACTGTTTCCAATACATATTCAATATCTGAGAATTCATCTCATATACTGAAGCTGGTTCACCACTTGTGTACCCTATAACAATTAGACCATTCTGGAcctgtaaaaattcacaattatttccCAAGCGGGATTCAAAAAGTTTTGTCCGTATTTAAATAGCCTACTATTGGTTGCGTAACTATTCACCTGAAATTTATAGTTTTCGTCAGAGTTTAGTGCTCCGATATACGAAGCTGCTTGAATTGGTGCATCGAAAGTGCTACGTATCGTATTCTTCATTCTGTCCGACTTTTTCCACTCTATAACGCACAAATTACCTCTGAAATCAACATTTAAGAATTTTCAGAAATGTATAATCTTCAATAACTCGACGATACAGTTATGTGAAAATTGTTCGTGATGGTGTAATATGTTTCTAATATTTGGCAGTGACACTGTcgtagattttcttttttatattttgattgGTTTAAAAGGtcgaatcaaaaaatttgtacaggTATGAGAAAATCTTAATTATTAGGGCTGGCATACTAAATCGACGTTTTTCCACAACCGAAATTTCGACTAGAATCGATTTTCGAGTATCGGTTTAAAGGTTGAAAACCGCTGagtcaaaatcaattttgacaGAAAAGTCAAATAGTTCGATTTCcggattttcgaattttccatttttggaaatttcagtTTCCAGTATCAGTTTCGCTCCGAGTTCACTGTCAGTCGTTTAGTCTACGTATCGATTAGCGAATATGCCGAGTATCGTGTGGGAATAGTTCGAAAAAACTGATGATGGGATAGAAGTAGTCTGTTTATTATGTAATAAACatatgaaatataaaagtTCCACATCTTCATATGACTGCATTTTGAAAACGTTCACGGTCTTATATTGAAGCGAAGGTAAGCGGAGTGTAAATAGGAGCagagtatatgtatagtgacaaattatttttaattaaattagcCATTTAATCACACATTATTCCTGCAATGGTGATTAAACTTACTTCAATTTCACATTCTTCTTATAATACACGATGTTTCAGAATTCGtgacaaatattttacacactCAATCCTTATCAAAATTGGGCTTAAAAGTTCTTCAGCCATATTCTTTAGTgttagttttaatttatttcttcttaaTAAGAACCTCTTACCAAACAATTTATCTAGTTTCGAGTAACTTTACAAAGGAATATTTCTTGGTGAAATTGACCaataatttaagaaaattcaaaatctgaaacaaataagtaaaaaaaatggctAAGGAACTTTTGATCCTAATTTCAACTACGATTCATCCCCGTATAGAATTCGTCGTAAATTCTGAAACACCTTGTATAGTACCTTGTGTACATGCCTCGATGCTTTACTGCCGTAAGAGAAGTTCTTTAATAAATTACTATTTTAGCGTTCAATTGTTTAGTCATcctgaaatgaatttgaaacgtcCTCCAAGTCTACTCCTAACAATCAGACTCGGCATGAAGGCCTCAACTCATCATCAGTACCTTCCGTTTCTGAGTCGGACTCGAGGATCGTGACTGATTTGGTTTTATGGAGTATTCTATAAAATGGGTGTACGCGTGGTGAAGAGATCCGAGTGAAATCCGAGATTAGAGGAACTTCTCTACGTGCAAGAAGTTACAAGAagaagtatttttttaaatcaagcCGTGCTTTGAttatatttcgaaatataGGCCGATAGTTGAAATTGTCAATAGCAAAAATTCTAATTAAACTGGATAAGGatagtttttatttaatgTAACAACAGAAAGAGACTACTAAATTTTGAATGATTCCGTCTATCCGTTGGCGAAATTACCTGATTCGTTGAAAACCGATATTGAAAAACCGATGTTCTGCTGGAAATCTACCTTGTGGGTGATACTTTCTTTGTTACCAAGGTGATGAAGGTTGCCTGACAGAGCAACTGGATAAGCAGACATGcttaaaataatgtacataACACATAAATTAATCAGTATCGAAAACCGAAAATCGAACTATTCggttttcgataaaaaaaccaatttcgaTTTAGCGATTTTTGACTTTCAAACCGATATTCggaaattgattaaatattcggcctttcgaaaatcgattgTTACCAGCACCAGTAATTACCGAGCGGGAAGTactaaaaaaatgaattagaTTAAAGGGCCTAGCCAGGGTTACATAGGAAATATGCCCCTGAACCGATGTGGATTTACTATACGCCACATTTTAGAGCTACCTCAAAAACCTGGTTCGCGCAAGTTTAAAACCTCTTATTATTACGCTGGAAACTCAGAATAACGTGGATTTCCGTTTTTTCACGATTACTATGCTAtttttactgtaaaaaatatgaaaaaaattggagatcTGGCGGATATCGATGTACATACTTGAGAATTATTAGATCACGGAAATGTGTCCCCCAGATGATTGAGTTGACATTGAGTTGCTTTTCTCCCAAAAAACcattgaaaaattggtttttgacttttttaacAATGGCGCACCTttcagaaaaatctgaaaaaattacataaaatcaaaaataacgCAATGAacatactgtaaaaaaaagaagctaaTCACTCTTCAAACTTAATAAGAGCTCGAAAATTTAAACCTCAAAAGATTTTTCACAGCTCGAATTTGGTccgaaaatattcgaaataattCTCAAGTATGTACATCGATATCCGCCAGatctccaattttttcatattttttgcaGTAAAAATGGCGTAGTAATCGCGAAAAAACGGAAATCCACGTTATTCTGAGTTTCCAGCGTACTAATATAGATAAAGGTTTTAAACTTGCGCGAACCAGGTTTTTGAGGTGGCTCTAAAATGTGGCGTATAGTAAATCCACATCGGTTCAGGGGAATATTTCATGTGCAACCCCGGCTAGGCCCTTTGTTTGGTACTTAATTTTTACTGCCGATGCGAAAATGTTTACAATATTGAATatcaatgataaaatattattccaaaaaaattcaaatgccACAGTTGgtttaatgaaaatgatttaataAGCAAAATATGAACAAATGTTTTGGTATCACTTTTGTTAGTCGTATTCTACAATCTGAGTTTAGTTGATACAAATTGGGTAATTCTTTCCTTAATcttgtaatttaaattttgacaaacatATTGATtatattgtttcaaaaattacaaaacaaatGAACTGTATTAAACGTTTTTCCAAAGGTTTTAGTGATGTACAAACTTTTATAACACATTGTTATTCATTTATGTAAAGAATTTTAACTTACTGTTCTACTGTTTGGAAACCTCatacatatacaaatatttacaaactaGAAAATTTAACTCacttttttttgcattttataaCTTTTAAGACCAGCAATCCAAGGCATTTTACTGATCACGATTGCTtcaatatttcttcaattcttcTAATACCTTCAGTTTGTTTAGCAATGCATGGAATTGAtctatttctaattttgacttaaaaaattattaacaatgtAACAATTGACTATTTACTtcaatatttcttcaattcatTTGATACCCTCAGTTTATTTAGCAATGcatagaattaatttatttctaatttttacttataaaattattaacaatgtAACAATTGACTATCCCGAATTGCTATCtaggttttgttttttgctcCAAGAAAAACTGTACGgcacaataattattatttctacaTAACTTGAACAGCAAATGTTACTCTATAATTGACACTATATCATCATTATGcaacgagaatgaaaattggtttcaGCCTTACAACACTAGTTTTCGCACTATAAGAAACCTCTAGAGCTTTATTTAAGTATGTATGAATAgttatttcttttgtaaatTACACTACACCACTGTGCCGTATAATGCGTTATATACCGAAAAAATAATGCGTGTGGAGTTGgcccagcacttttggaaaataatgattataaaattgtGCTGACTTGTGCTAAAGGTGTGCTAACTTGTGCCGTCAATCCGCTTTTCCTAACTTCAAAGGATTCccaaaaaatcacaaaaatctGATAAGCCCAGCActtttgagataaaaaaaaaaattgtgccgGGTTGTGCTACATTTGTGCTAACTTGTGCCGtacttcattttttcgaaaagtctATTATTCacacggaaagaaaaaaaaaaatcaggatGAGAGAAATGGTGCTGGGTTGTACCGCATTTGTGTCAACTTATGCCGTACTCTATTTTCCCAAACATTCGAGAAGAGTTGAAAGAATCCACAAAAATCatcgaataaattaaaaaattgacacaCGGCTCGgattttttgagatttttgattttttttcattgtgcTAGATTGTGCCATGTTTGTGTCAACTCGTGCCGTGCTCTATTTTCCCAAACATTCgagaaaagttgagaaaatccagaaaaatcatcgagaaaattgaaaaattgacacacGGCTCGGAACTTTcgagatttttgaattttttcgattgtgcTAGATTGTGCTAATGTTTGAGCTAACTTGTGCCGTGCtccatttttcaaagaattctaaaaaaattcgaagatGTTCGTTGTTGTACAGAATGGATTTTGCAATGATATACTGGAAATTGCTAGAACGTTTGAATGGCGGGGATCCGCTTGATGCCcctgacaaaaaattttgatttaatttctaAAACGAAAATTTAGTCAACCAGgttttcttagatttttcattactattcattttctttaccgCCCAACCAGTTAGTcgattttgattgaaaataatttttcgctgTCAAAACACAAGCTATAATCctttataatttaaaatttttccgttCAGCTGTTCTCCAAAACACTAAGCCTAATTGTATTTATGACAAACCGACAGACAAAGACatagacagacagacagaccaACGTATGTAACTATGTTCAGAATCATGTATGATGTCAGCTAAAGGgtccaaaaatcgaaaattcatgAACTGAAGAAAGTAGTTTTCGACATGAAACCAATACTTTTCTATCGCCTGCGTGATGAAAAGTaggtataagaaaaaagaaattgtgaTTTGTCCTCTCCTGGAAATGTTGAATCAACTCGGTTTGTCAAACTCGGGTAGATTGCTGTATGTATGCGATCCGATTCTCCGAAAATTTGAGCACGAAGGCATTTTGCGAATGGCTGGCTGAAGTGGCAGAATATCTCCATTACATGGCTTGCTTCACCTTGGAAACCATGGGTGCTATATTTATCATCGCAATTCGTTGTCTTTTAATTTGAACGTTCTCTTCTagcggaaaaaaatcatctttcaatttttttgacacaattaacacttttttcttcttccaaagaaaagatttttttccggCGAGTCCAAAACAGTAACATTAGGTAGGTTTCTCAGTTATAGgatagcaaaaaaattcagttcattttttttgtgtattaACTTCGAATTTATAGCATAATTCAAAACGGCTATGCGGTGTTCAAAAGTACCACAAAAAAGCGCTGTCTTTTCcgtcttgtttttttttttatattttttttttatttttttttcgtttttttttttttttttttgttaattatttttggggatttttgggaatttttttttttgtattttttttgttttcatttcgacAAAGTTTTTACTGACCCGTTGTATTTCAATTTGTCTCATGTTATCTCTGGAGATGCTGTCT is a window of Neodiprion fabricii isolate iyNeoFabr1 chromosome 6, iyNeoFabr1.1, whole genome shotgun sequence DNA encoding:
- the LOC124184526 gene encoding mitochondrial genome maintenance exonuclease 1-like isoform X3; its protein translation is MSEESKLNLELWKKRMIALMGEKGFEEHQQETLCYGRQFHSIIHNFLTQKPINVPDALEKSWQSVQQVLKEVHGVAALESHTIHSKLHYRGVVDCVALYRGNLCVIEWKKSDRMKNTIRSTFDAPIQAASYIGALNSDENYKFQVQNGLIVIGYTSGEPASVYEMNSQILNMYWKQWLRRLQQYYVVEDLKAKQHLLVLEDQ